The proteins below come from a single uncultured Methanobrevibacter sp. genomic window:
- a CDS encoding ATP synthase subunit A, producing the protein MIIEGNIIKIAGPVIIADGMRGAQMLEMVRVGDEKLIGEIIELEGDTATIQVYEETAGIQPGEVVECTGGPLSVELGPGVMSSIFDGIQRPLRIIREESGDFIARGIDVDSVNKEKKWTFKPVAKVGDVLKGGDVLGEVQETTAVLHKIMVPPTLEGEVTEIAAEGEYTVLEDIATVGGEKVQMLQKWPVKRSRPYIEKLDPDIPLVTGQRAQDTFFSVAKGGAAAIPGPFGSGKTVTQQQLAKWADADIVVYIGCGERGNEMTEVLTEFPFLDDPKTGNPLMDRTVLIANTSNMPVAAREACVYTGITIAEYYRDQGYDVALMADSTSRWAEAMREISGRLEEMPGEEGYPAYLASRLAQFYERAGRVKTIGTEPNVASISVVGAVSPPGGDLSEPVTQNTLRICKVFWALDASLADKRHFPSIDWLQSYSLYVDSIEGWWAENVAADWRATRDQAMGLLQKESELQEIVQLVGPDALPETDQATLETTRMLREDFLQQNAFDDVDTYCAPDKQYKMLKTILLFYKESLAAVNRGAPIANIVALPVKEEIGKMKYIPQDEFDAKIEEIQSAITKQCSEA; encoded by the coding sequence ATGATTATTGAAGGAAATATTATTAAGATTGCTGGGCCTGTTATTATCGCAGATGGTATGAGAGGGGCTCAGATGCTTGAGATGGTTAGAGTAGGTGATGAAAAGCTTATCGGAGAAATCATTGAGCTTGAAGGTGACACCGCTACTATCCAAGTATATGAAGAAACAGCCGGTATTCAACCGGGTGAAGTAGTTGAATGTACTGGTGGTCCATTGTCAGTAGAACTCGGTCCAGGTGTAATGAGTTCTATTTTCGACGGTATTCAAAGACCTTTAAGAATCATCAGAGAAGAATCTGGTGATTTTATTGCAAGAGGTATTGATGTAGATTCTGTAAACAAAGAGAAAAAATGGACTTTCAAACCTGTGGCTAAAGTTGGAGATGTTTTAAAAGGTGGAGACGTTCTTGGTGAAGTTCAAGAAACTACTGCAGTTTTACACAAAATTATGGTACCTCCAACACTTGAAGGTGAAGTAACCGAAATTGCTGCTGAAGGTGAATACACTGTATTGGAAGACATTGCTACTGTAGGTGGCGAAAAAGTTCAAATGCTCCAAAAATGGCCTGTTAAAAGAAGTCGTCCATACATTGAAAAATTAGATCCAGATATACCTTTAGTAACTGGTCAAAGAGCACAAGACACTTTCTTCTCCGTAGCTAAAGGAGGAGCAGCAGCTATTCCAGGTCCTTTTGGATCAGGTAAAACTGTTACACAACAACAATTAGCTAAATGGGCTGATGCAGATATCGTTGTATATATTGGATGTGGAGAACGTGGTAACGAAATGACTGAAGTACTTACTGAATTCCCATTCCTCGACGACCCTAAAACCGGTAATCCATTGATGGACAGAACTGTTCTTATTGCAAACACTTCCAACATGCCGGTAGCAGCTCGTGAAGCATGTGTATATACTGGTATTACTATTGCTGAATACTACCGTGACCAAGGTTACGATGTAGCACTCATGGCAGATTCAACCTCAAGATGGGCTGAAGCTATGAGGGAGATTTCTGGAAGATTAGAAGAAATGCCTGGGGAAGAAGGTTACCCAGCATACTTAGCATCCAGATTAGCACAATTCTACGAAAGAGCAGGAAGGGTAAAAACTATTGGTACTGAACCAAATGTTGCATCCATTTCTGTAGTTGGTGCTGTATCACCTCCTGGTGGGGACTTATCTGAACCTGTTACTCAAAACACATTACGTATCTGTAAAGTGTTCTGGGCGTTAGATGCATCTCTTGCAGATAAACGTCACTTCCCTTCAATTGACTGGTTACAAAGTTATTCTTTATATGTAGACAGTATTGAAGGTTGGTGGGCTGAAAATGTAGCAGCAGACTGGAGAGCAACTCGTGACCAAGCTATGGGATTATTACAAAAAGAATCAGAGTTACAAGAAATTGTACAATTAGTTGGTCCTGATGCATTACCTGAAACTGACCAAGCTACTTTGGAAACTACTCGTATGTTAAGAGAAGATTTCTTACAACAAAACGCATTTGATGATGTAGATACATACTGTGCTCCTGATAAACAGTACAAAATGTTAAAAACCATTTTATTATTCTACAAAGAATCTCTTGCAGCAGTTAACAGAGGAGCTCCAATTGCTAACATTGTAGCATTACCTGTTAAAGAAGAAATCGGTAAAATGAAATACA
- a CDS encoding V-type ATP synthase subunit F, which produces MSSVAIIGDIDTVSGFRLGGVKKAEVVNTSEEAIAAFDKFLDDEISIIIITQLMANEIREHINRKIGSDVLPMIIEIPDKDGSSEGSSDQINDLIKRVIGVEMVK; this is translated from the coding sequence ATGAGTTCTGTAGCAATTATAGGTGATATTGACACTGTATCTGGATTTAGACTTGGTGGTGTCAAAAAAGCTGAAGTTGTTAACACTTCAGAAGAAGCTATCGCAGCTTTTGATAAATTTTTAGATGATGAAATTTCAATTATTATCATTACTCAATTAATGGCTAATGAAATACGAGAACACATTAATAGGAAAATTGGTTCTGATGTATTACCAATGATAATTGAAATACCTGATAAAGATGGGTCCTCAGAAGGATCATCTGATCAAATAAATGACCTTATTAAAAGAGTTATCGGGGTAGAGATGGTTAAATGA
- a CDS encoding V-type ATP synthase subunit C has translation MADEIATLISSVGLTHETFLVFCLMAVLIVGAVIVIIASRPVLDIYPYLNPSARVRARKGRLFNEKQISEIVETNNVEEVENYLKGIPEYADVLDEYPLDKALDVERANTYDFIARIAPKEVKDPFAVMSKKTDIDNIKSLLTAKEVGLSPDETKELLIPCGSLYGDLESLADSEKVTDIVTSLDGTEYAAALEDALPQYEETNMILPLESALDKYYLGNLLRSSDVPADENRQIVYSYVGTQVDVANLKLIIRAKQDGLDYDQIAPYMLEEGYQLREWKLKDLMESPDVTNVVSGLEGTKYAEALTEVIPVYNETGSVAVFEKALDVYASNYAKSLSVKKPLGVGPIIGYLSQKENEIKNLKIIARAKREADFPNSKIMEMLI, from the coding sequence ATGGCAGATGAAATTGCTACTTTAATAAGTTCTGTTGGACTTACACATGAAACATTTCTTGTGTTCTGTTTAATGGCAGTTCTTATTGTTGGTGCAGTTATTGTAATCATTGCATCTAGACCAGTTTTGGACATTTATCCTTATCTTAACCCAAGTGCAAGAGTAAGAGCTAGAAAAGGAAGACTATTTAATGAAAAACAAATTTCTGAAATTGTTGAAACCAACAATGTAGAAGAAGTTGAAAACTATCTTAAAGGTATTCCTGAATATGCTGATGTTCTTGATGAATATCCTCTTGATAAAGCATTGGATGTTGAACGTGCTAATACTTATGACTTTATTGCAAGAATCGCTCCTAAGGAAGTAAAAGATCCTTTTGCTGTCATGTCTAAAAAAACTGACATAGACAACATTAAAAGTCTTTTAACTGCTAAGGAAGTTGGTCTTTCACCAGATGAAACTAAAGAATTATTAATTCCTTGCGGATCATTATATGGTGATTTGGAATCATTAGCTGATTCTGAAAAGGTAACTGATATTGTCACAAGTTTAGATGGTACTGAATATGCGGCTGCTTTAGAAGATGCTCTTCCACAATATGAAGAAACTAATATGATTCTTCCATTAGAATCTGCTTTAGATAAATATTATTTAGGCAATTTATTACGTTCTTCTGATGTTCCTGCTGATGAAAATAGACAAATTGTATATTCATATGTTGGAACTCAAGTTGATGTAGCTAATCTTAAATTAATTATAAGGGCAAAACAAGATGGTCTTGATTATGATCAAATTGCTCCTTATATGTTAGAAGAAGGATACCAATTACGTGAATGGAAACTTAAAGATTTAATGGAATCTCCGGATGTTACTAATGTGGTGTCTGGTTTAGAAGGAACAAAATATGCTGAAGCATTAACTGAGGTAATTCCAGTATATAATGAAACTGGTTCAGTAGCTGTATTTGAAAAAGCATTGGATGTTTATGCATCAAATTATGCAAAATCCTTATCCGTTAAAAAACCATTAGGTGTTGGTCCAATTATTGGTTATTTAAGTCAAAAAGAAAATGAAATTAAAAATTTAAAAATTATTGCAAGAGCAAAAAGAGAAGCAGACTTCCCTAATTCTAAAATCATGGAGATGTTAATATGA
- a CDS encoding V-type ATP synthase subunit E, producing the protein MSSGTDKIVSSIMSEAQEKADVIIQEANAEVATITAKAEKTAETEKTKISENGKKQSEMRYQQIISEAKMNARRAELGAKEEVIEAAFAKATDELKAKAASGDDEYEDSLSKMIKEAADEIGSKDLIIQLNEADTNNIKGQLSGSSTFQVEDITFTLGEPIDAMGGAILKTSNGDIEVNNTIEARLDRFKSILRSEVAEILFK; encoded by the coding sequence ATGAGCTCAGGCACAGATAAAATTGTTTCAAGCATTATGTCTGAAGCCCAAGAGAAAGCTGATGTAATCATTCAAGAAGCTAATGCAGAAGTTGCGACAATTACTGCAAAAGCTGAAAAAACCGCAGAAACTGAAAAAACCAAAATATCAGAAAATGGTAAAAAACAATCTGAAATGAGATATCAGCAAATTATCTCTGAAGCTAAGATGAATGCTCGTAGAGCAGAATTAGGCGCTAAAGAAGAAGTCATTGAAGCTGCTTTCGCAAAAGCTACTGATGAACTGAAAGCTAAAGCTGCTTCTGGTGATGATGAATATGAAGATTCATTAAGTAAAATGATTAAAGAGGCTGCTGATGAAATAGGTAGTAAAGATTTAATTATTCAATTAAATGAAGCTGACACTAACAATATAAAAGGTCAACTTTCAGGAAGCTCTACTTTCCAAGTTGAAGATATCACTTTTACATTAGGTGAACCTATTGATGCTATGGGTGGAGCTATTTTAAAAACAAGTAATGGTGATATTGAAGTAAATAACACTATTGAAGCTAGATTAGATAGATTTAAAAGTATCTTACGTAGTGAAGTTGCTGAAATATTATTTAAATAA
- a CDS encoding V-type ATP synthase subunit K (produces ATP from ADP in the presence of a proton gradient across the membrane; the K subunit is a nonenzymatic component which binds the dimeric form by interacting with the G and E subunits), giving the protein MAEIGLGAALAAIGAGVAIGFAGLGSGLGQGMAAAGSVGAVAEDNDMFARGIIFSALPETQAIYGFLVAILLLVFSGLLGGNATKLTLEAGIIAIGVGASIGFAGLGSGMGQGIAAASSVGAIVEDNDMFARGIIFSALPETQAIYGFLIAILLMVFGGIL; this is encoded by the coding sequence ATGGCAGAAATAGGATTAGGTGCTGCTTTAGCAGCTATTGGTGCTGGAGTAGCAATTGGTTTTGCCGGATTAGGTTCCGGTTTAGGTCAAGGTATGGCAGCTGCTGGTTCTGTAGGAGCAGTTGCAGAAGATAACGACATGTTTGCAAGAGGTATTATTTTCTCTGCATTACCAGAAACTCAGGCTATTTACGGTTTCTTGGTTGCAATCTTATTATTAGTATTCTCAGGTTTATTAGGTGGAAATGCAACTAAATTAACTTTAGAAGCAGGTATTATTGCTATCGGTGTAGGTGCATCCATTGGTTTCGCAGGTTTAGGTTCCGGTATGGGACAAGGTATCGCTGCAGCATCTTCCGTTGGTGCTATTGTAGAAGACAATGATATGTTTGCTCGTGGTATTATTTTCTCTGCATTACCAGAGACACAAGCTATTTACGGTTTCTTGATTGCTATTTTACTTATGGTATTCGGTGGAATCTTATAA